In Pasteuria penetrans, the genomic stretch TTTCCCTGAAATCATCAATGTAGAGTTCACGGCCCAGATGGAAAGCGAATTGGATCGGGTGGAGTCTGGTAAGGAGAACTGGGTTTCCATCCTCGATAGTTTTTATCATCCCTTTCATGGAAAACTGGGGGTAGCAGAAAGGGAAATGGAATCGGTTGAGTTGGAGGATGAGATTTCCGACGAGAAATGTAATCTTTGTGAACTACCCATGGTGTACAAATTTGGCCGTTATGGGAAGTTTTTGGCCTGTTCGGGTTTTCCGGAATGTCGCAACACACGAACGATTGCCAAGTCTATGGGTGTCCAGTGTCCGATTTGCGAAAAGGGGGGGATTGTAGAAAGGAAAAGCAAAAAAAAGAGGACCTTTTATGGATGTGACCGCTACCCAGAATGTGAGTATACATCTTGGGAAAAACCAAGCAGACGCCCTTGTCCACGTTGTCAGGGAATGATGGTGGAAAAGCGTACCAAAAAATTTCTGTCCCTGAGTTGTATCAGAGCGGAGTGTAGTTACCAGGTAAAGGAATCTTTGTAATTTTTTGTTTTACTTTCATCCGTTTGTAGGGGGGTTGTAGCGGGGGATCTCGCTGGATAGCTGTGAAATGTGCATATGGGTTTGCTTACTTCTCTCTCAATCTTGTTTCCAGGAACTATAGAAGTAAAGAGGGGGAGTGTGTATATCTGTGTCCATAGTGACGGTGGTTGGGGCAGGTCTTGCTGGGAGTGAAGCGGCTTATCAGTTGGCTCGGTGTGGTGTCAAGGTGCGGCTCTATGAAATGCGTCCCCATAAACGAACTCCTGTGCACCGCACGGATCGATTTGCTGAGTTGGTGTGTAGCAGCAATTCGTTGGTATGTAGCAATTCATTACGTTCCGACGAATCGCAAAATGCCGTGGGTATTCTCAAGGAGGAAATGCGGCGATTGGATTCCCTTATTTTACAGGCGGCCGATCGGGCTTTTGTATCTGCTGGATCGTCATTAGCCGCTGACCGTGAGCCATTATTTACAGATTATGTAACGGAAACCTTATGCAGCCACCCCCTGATCGAGGTGAGACGGCAGGAACTGACTTCCTTGCCTGAGGAGGGGTTGGTTGTTGTGGCTACAGGTCCCCTGACAAGCGATTTGCTAGCAGCACAGGTTTGCCAGTGGATAGGGGAAGGTTATTTATCCTTTTATGATGCAGCGACCCCCCTTGTAACACAGGAGAGTATTGATTGGGACCAATCTTTCATTATGGAATCCTGTTACAATCATAGGGAGGCAAATTACGTTCATTGTCCCATGAGTGAGGAGGAATTTACTGCTTTTCGGGAGGCCCTTATGATGGCGGAGGTGGTGGAACCGGAGGAATTTGAAAATTTCGAGGACTGTTTGCCTGTCGAAATCCTAGCAGGCCGAGACTCCAAAACATTGTTGTCTGGCCCCATGAAGTCAGTGGGTTTGGTAGATCCTAGAACAGGGAGGCAACCCTTTGCTGTAGTGCAACTACGACAGGATCACCAGGCGGCCACGCTGTTCAACTTGGTGGGATTCCAGACCCGTTTGAGGTGGGGGGAGCAGAGACGCGTGTTTCGAATGGTTCCTGCCCTAGCGGAGGCGGAGTTCGCTCGCTATGGGGTAGTACATCGTAATACCTTCCTCTGTTCACCCGCCCTGCTTGAGCCAACGTATCAATTACGGGTACGACCGGCTTTATTCTTTGCAGGACAACTTACGGGTGTAGATGGGTATGTGGAATCTGCTGCTTCAGGATTGTTAGCAGGTATTCAGGCTGCCCGTATGGCACAAGGTCGGGCCCCCATGGTTCCTCCATTGACAACCGTTATGGGGAGCCTGGCCCATTACATATCCAATGCCGATGAGGAGCATTTTCAACCCATGAATGCCAATTTTGGTCTCCTCCCACCGCTTCCTTATTCGATATCCAACAAGAGGGAGCGGATCGCTGCTTTTTCTGAGCGGGCTCTTCAAGACATTGGAAAATTGCAGGAGCAAGTGTGCTTTTCTTAGTTGTAGGTGTTGAAGTAGTTTTCCATTTTCCTAAGGGGTAGGGTGAACCGTTTGTTGCTAAATTTTAGGTGAGGGGAAACGGGAATCATTCTGTGGGTAGGATGTCGAGACGATTGTGGCAAGGAGGGGCCGACTGCCGAGTTGGACCTTTGGGGTCCGAAAGAGCTATGGTAGGCGGTACAACAGCTTCATGGAGAACTTGGGGTAGCAGGAAGAGAATTGGTTGAGTTGAAAGATGAGATTTCTAACGAGAAACGTAATCCCTGTGAAAACTGCCCATGGCTATGGGTGTCCTATTTGTGGAGGGGGGTCGTAGAAGGAAAAAGCAAAAAAGAGAGGACCTTTTATGAATAGGATTGCTACCCAGAGTGTGGGTTGCGCTTTGGGAAAAACCAAGGAAGCACTCTTGTTCATGTTGTCAGAGCATGACGGAGGGGTATTGGTACTTTTTCATTTTATTTTCATTTTATTTTCATTTTAACTTTGTCGGTTCATAGAGGGATTGCAGTGAGAACTCCCGCTGGATAGCTGTGGAAACATGCATATGAGTTTGCCCACTCCTTTTCCGGTCTTGTCTCCAGGAACTATACAGGAACTATAAGAGTAAAGAGGTGTATATCTGTGTCCATAGTGACAGTAGTTGGGGCAGGTCTTGCTGGGAGTGAAGCATCTTATCAGTTGGCCCGGTGTGGTGTTAAGGTGCGACTCTATGAAATGCGTCCTCATAAACAAACTCCTGCGCATCATACGGATCGCTTTGCTGAGTTGGTATGTAGCAATTCATTGCGTTCCAACGCCTTGCAAAATGCCGTGGGTATTCTCAAGGAGGAAATGCGGCGATTGGATTCCCTTATTCTACGGGCGGCCGATCGAGCCTCTGTACCTGCTGGATCGGCGCTTGCCGTTGATCGGGATCAATTCACAGGTTGTGTAACGGAGACCCTATGTAGCCACCCCCTGATTGAGGTGAAACGGCAGGAGCTGACCTCTCTTCCTGAGGAGGGACTGGTTGTCGTGGCTACGGGTCCTCTGACAAGCGATTCGCTGGCGGAACAGGTTCGTCGATTGACGGGGGAGGATTATTTATCCTTCTATGATGCAGCGGCCCCCATTGTAACGCAGGAGAGTATTGATGGGGATCAATCCTTTATGGCGTCCCGTTACGGCCGTGGGAAGGCGGATTATGTGAATTGTCCCATGAGTGAAGGGGAATTTGCTGCTTTCCAGGAGGCTCTTCTGATGGCGGAGGTGGTGGAACCAAAGAAATTTGAAAATTTCAAAGGGACTACCAAAGGGACTACCTATTTCGAAGGATGTTTGCCTGTCGAAATCCTAGCAGGAAGGGGTCCCAAAACATTGTTGTTTGGCCCTCTGAAGCCAGTGGGTTTGGTAGATCCTAGAACGGGGAAGCAGCCCTTTGCTGTGGTGCAACTACGACAGGATAACCAAGCGGCCACGCTGTTCAACTTAGTGGGATTCCAGACCCGTTTGAAGTGGGGGGAGCAAAGACGCGTGTTTCGAATGGTTCCTGCCCTAGCGGGGGCGGAGTTCGTTCGCTATGGGGTAGTACATCGCAATACCTTCCTCTGTTCACCCGCCCTGCTTGAGCCAACGTATCAATTGCGAGTACGACCGACATTATTCTTTGCAGGACAACTTACAGGTGTAGAAGGGTATGTAGAATCTGCTGCTTCGGGATTGTTAGCGGGTATTCAGGCTGCCCGCATGGCACAGGGTCGTGCTCCCTTTGTTCCTCCATCGACAACTGTGATAGGAAGCCTGGCTCATTACATATCCAATGCTGATAAGGAGCATTTTCAACCCATGAATGCCAATTTTGGTCTCCTTCCACCCCTTCCCCGTTCGATATCCAACAAGAGGGAGCGGATCGTTGCTTTTTCTGAACGGGCCCTTCAAGACATTGGAACATTGCAGGAGCAGGTGTGCTTTCCCTAGTTGTAGATGTGGAAGTGGTTTTCCATATCTTTTCATCCCAAGGAGCACTAGACGATTGCGGCTTTCCTGGGGAGCGAGGATGGAAATGTGGATTGCTAAATTTTAGGGTTCCGCTGAGGAGAAACAGAAGCCATTTTGTGGGTATGATGTCAAAGCGGTTTTGGGGGGCTGTGCTTATAAATTGGGCTTTCGGGCTCAGAAAACTCATGGAAGCGGTTGTGTATGAAGGTGTTGGGATGAGATGAGCAAGGTGGGATCACAGGTATTTGATTTTCTTATGCGAACCGATTTCTCTCGTATTTTGGGGGTAACCCAAGAGGAAGCCACAGTGACTATGTCGTTGTGACTATGTCGTTGCTATCTATGATAAGGAGAGGAGGGTACATACTTTGATTCGGCCCCCGAGGTGATAGGCAAACGTGTCGGGATCCGGAATGCGTACGAGGAGGTATTCACATAATGGATAAAGTATGTTACATTTGTATGTGAATGTTATTATGGAAAATTCAAATGGACTTTAGTTACCATTATTTCTAAGGAGGTACTATTTTTACTATGAAAATAAGGGCAAAGTTTATTCGCAGGTCGTTGTTGTTATCGTTGGGGGGATTGTTTTCCGCAATGTCCCTGCTTCCCTCCTCCCAAGCAACCTCAATAAGGAGGCCATCTGTAGCTCATGATACTGCTTCAGGTGATTGGGGTTGGCATCGGAATACTGAGAACGTGTCTGTTCCCAGAGATGCAGATTATGGGAAGAGTATTGGCTCCATCCCTCAGGGGGCCATCATCGAGCCATCCCCCACATATCCGAATCCACCCACCAATGAATGGAGGGAGGTTCCCTCAATTTTTGATCCCAATTATGTTCCCAATTCAAGACCCGCTAAGGGGAAGGGCTCCGTTAGTGTCAAAATTGTCGATAAGTTGAATAAGGGGGCGGCGTATCGGGCGCCTAGTAGGAAATCTTATAGTGATAATTCTTGGATCATGGATGAGAGTGTGGATCCTAGTGAGAAACCTTTGCCCAAGATTGATTTTGGTACGCCCGGTCTCCAGGATTATGGGGTTGATTGGGGGCCTAATAGGAAGAAGGACGATGCTGGGAAATCTTGGCCCGCGGATTATGGGGTTCATTTTGGGTTTAGGAGGAAATAAAGTAGGGATAATAACAGATGGATATATTTTTATTTAAATAAATTTTATGCAATGAGGGGGGCGAACAGCCCTCTTCCATATAATGTTTTATGGGTCTGAGGATAAAATCCCCCTTCCATTCATGATTGTGGAGGGGGATTTTGGTTTCTCCCATACGCTCACCGGAAAACCTTTCTTCTCCATTCTTCTGTTGGGATTGTTGATAGGGATAAGGAGGTAAGTTCATTCTTTTCAAATAGATGGTGCTGGTGCTGGAATTAAAAGTCAGTTGATTTGGTTTTTTCCGATATTAATTATATTTCAAAATGATATATATTGATTGCTAACAGTTAATGAATTACTTCTGTATAATATGTATGGATAATTTGTAATGTAAATAAAAAATTGAATAGTATGAATGTTTTGGTCTAGATATGTGTGAAACGTAACGATTATGGTTGGATTTCTACTATAACCATGGAAACTCGGTTTTTGAACCCATGAGCGCGGAAATGAATGCCTTATTCCGCACATCTTGGCACGCCAAATAGACCGGCCTATAGTTCCAATTATTTTATGAATTTTTTAAATTATTAGATATGCTCATCACGATATGGCTTCTCTCCTTATTATTCTTATAAATTTTACTATATATTCGGAGACTTGAGATGTGTTATACGCTACACACTTTGCGAACATTGTCAACCTAGCTCTTCGTTCACCACGCACCTTAAGTCGGCGAGCTCCGTAAGCATTTTTTAGTGCGGAGCAAACGCCCTCAATGGCCGCACGACTGTTCCCTGCTTCCCTATATTTTGTCTCCTCC encodes the following:
- the trmFO gene encoding methylenetetrahydrofolate--tRNA-(uracil(54)-C(5))-methyltransferase (FADH(2)-oxidizing) TrmFO — protein: MSIVTVVGAGLAGSEAAYQLARCGVKVRLYEMRPHKRTPVHRTDRFAELVCSSNSLVCSNSLRSDESQNAVGILKEEMRRLDSLILQAADRAFVSAGSSLAADREPLFTDYVTETLCSHPLIEVRRQELTSLPEEGLVVVATGPLTSDLLAAQVCQWIGEGYLSFYDAATPLVTQESIDWDQSFIMESCYNHREANYVHCPMSEEEFTAFREALMMAEVVEPEEFENFEDCLPVEILAGRDSKTLLSGPMKSVGLVDPRTGRQPFAVVQLRQDHQAATLFNLVGFQTRLRWGEQRRVFRMVPALAEAEFARYGVVHRNTFLCSPALLEPTYQLRVRPALFFAGQLTGVDGYVESAASGLLAGIQAARMAQGRAPMVPPLTTVMGSLAHYISNADEEHFQPMNANFGLLPPLPYSISNKRERIAAFSERALQDIGKLQEQVCFS
- the trmFO gene encoding methylenetetrahydrofolate--tRNA-(uracil(54)-C(5))-methyltransferase (FADH(2)-oxidizing) TrmFO, with amino-acid sequence MSVSIVTVVGAGLAGSEASYQLARCGVKVRLYEMRPHKQTPAHHTDRFAELVCSNSLRSNALQNAVGILKEEMRRLDSLILRAADRASVPAGSALAVDRDQFTGCVTETLCSHPLIEVKRQELTSLPEEGLVVVATGPLTSDSLAEQVRRLTGEDYLSFYDAAAPIVTQESIDGDQSFMASRYGRGKADYVNCPMSEGEFAAFQEALLMAEVVEPKKFENFKGTTKGTTYFEGCLPVEILAGRGPKTLLFGPLKPVGLVDPRTGKQPFAVVQLRQDNQAATLFNLVGFQTRLKWGEQRRVFRMVPALAGAEFVRYGVVHRNTFLCSPALLEPTYQLRVRPTLFFAGQLTGVEGYVESAASGLLAGIQAARMAQGRAPFVPPSTTVIGSLAHYISNADKEHFQPMNANFGLLPPLPRSISNKRERIVAFSERALQDIGTLQEQVCFP